The following proteins come from a genomic window of Macadamia integrifolia cultivar HAES 741 chromosome 14, SCU_Mint_v3, whole genome shotgun sequence:
- the LOC122060872 gene encoding myosin-7-like, with translation MDVKEISPSSLCFSEESDSLYPMCFGVSCALVALRLLSGPDMDDMQWSETRNRMLQGSAHLLGLLVWRVQKGESNDRWSEIQCKLEKAEAEVTELKRLRSEDAKANEKVVSIFAAQEQSWLSERKKLQLHIRVLLNELKVLDTKKEEALSTLNEKVEEKELLIQSADKALEAEESKRKELEEKLQKVEAIVEELRETANREAQEHSSMLWKHKTAFIELVSNQRQLEAEMNRTLRQVEAAKQELNSTFKQKEESISMVQKLSLEIIKMRKDLEQKDNILSAMLRKSKSDTTEKQMLSKEIKISKARRKQAEQEAERWKAPCKCRHNRHFIRSNLADDAESTSDVSSSSKGAHHVEGSCSDKQRTGLQAVGNRSNPKNVHLDCLEAEHTNDDERFTPQRIVSATSDSSHRYSPEADEEFNRCQAVGSWIRSETEKYTIVHEQRHHFEIDAFAEQMRLKDEKLEAFRWRTLSLELETKRLQSHIEGLDQNMSQLREENMKLEALLLDREEELKSLKERLSFLLHSLHHQKTNFNSSPKNLAIDNESVRSEVEITKSKLREKEEFYSTRVRNLHEVETGNDEENPFDQSKDLVFRVQTPKDEIGVEKVVGIDLDHIQGECKHPEAQIGNKLASLGHSVVKKDSCLWKMDLHALGVSFKIKRLKQHLLMMEKLAGTHTSCDQRDGDDQGQTQIKGFFSLMTLVNKQVSRYQSLQDKTDDLCERMHKNKLHGNCEDLSIAKTKEETKSLEHFLEETFQLQRYMVATGQKLMGIQSQIASCFVGISEYLDESAGFDMRRLADGVRTLFGEAQRGLEVRIARIIGDLEGTLTAEGFIHWRN, from the exons ATGGATGTCAAGGAAATTTCACCTTCAAGTCTCTGTTTCTCAGAGGAATCTGACAGCCTATATCCTATGTGCTTTGGTGTTTCATGTGCATTGGTTGCCCTAAGGCTCCTCTCAGGACCTGACATGGATGACATGCAATGGTCTGAGACACGGAATAGAATGCTTCAAGGCAGTGCGCATCTCTTGGGATTGCTTGTGTGGAGAGTGCAGAAAGGAGAATCAAATGATCGCTGGTCTGAGATTCAGTGTAAGCTTGAGAAAGCTGAGGCAGAAGTGACAGAATTGAAGAGGTTAAGAAGTGAAGATGCAAAGGCTAATGAGAAAGTAGTGAGCATCTTCGCTGCTCAGGAGCAGAGCTGGTTAAGTGAAAGGAAGAAGCTTCAATTGCACATTAGAGTTCTTCTAAATGAATTGAAGGTCCTTGATACAAAAAAGGAAGAAGCTTTATCAACTTTGAATGAAAAAGTTGAGGAGAAGGAGCTTCTGATACAGTCTGCAGATAAAGCATTGGAGGCAGAGGAGAGTAAGAGGAAGGAGCTAGAGGAAAAGCTACAGAAAGTTGAGGCCATAGTGGAGGAACTGAGAGAAACTGCAAATAGAGAAGCTCAAGAGCATTCTTCTATGCTATGGAAACACAAGACTGCCTTCATTGAGCTTGTTTCAAATCAGCGGCAGCTTGAAGCTGAGATGAACCGCACCCTTCGGCAAGTTGAGGCTGCAAAGCAAGAGCTTAACTCAACCTTCAAGCAGAAGGAGGAATCAATTTCAATGGTTCAAAAGCTATCCTTGGAGATAATAAAGATGCGCAAGGACTTGGAACAGAAGGACAATATCCTATCTGCAATGCTGAGGAAATCCAAATCGGACACCACAGAGAAGCAAATGCTGTCGAAGGAGATTAAGATATCGAAGGCAAGGAGGAAACAAGCAGAGCAAGAGGCAGAGAGGTGGAAAGCACCCTGCAAATGTAGACACAACAGACATTTTATTAGGAGCAATTTGGCTGATGATGCAGAATCAACATCAGATGTGTCCTCAAGTTCTAAAGGGGCACATCATGTTGAGGGAAGCTGTTCTGATAAACAAAGGACCGGATTGCAGGCCGTTGGAAATAGATCAAACCCCAAAAATGTTCACCTTGACTGCTTGGAAGCTGAGCATACAAATGACGATGAACGTTTTACACCCCAGAGAATTGTTAGTGCAACTTCTGATAGTTCCCATCGATACTCACCCGAAGCAGATGAAGAATTTA ACAGGTGCCAAGCAGTTGGAAGTTGGATTCGCTCAGAAACAGAGAAATACACAATTGTGCATGAGCAGAGACATCACTTTGAAATAGATGCCTTTGCAGAACAGATGAGACTGAAAGATGAGAAGTTAGAAGCTTTCCGCTGGCGGACATTGAGCTTGGAACTAGAAACGAAGCGGTTGCAGTCCCACATCGAAGGCCTTGACCAGAATATGTCACAACTCAGGGAGGAAAACATGAAGCTGGAAGCCTTGTTGTTGGACCGTGAAGAAGAATTGAAATCCTTAAAAGAAAGGCTTTCATTTCTGTTACACTCCCTTCATCACCAAAAGACCAACTTCAATTCATCCCCAAAGAATCTGGCTATAGATAATGAGAGTGTCAGGTCTGAAGTCGAGATTACAAAGAGCAAActgagagagaaggaagaatttTATTCCACTAGGGTTAGAAATCTTCATGAGGTGGAGACTGGGAATGACGAGGAAAACCCATTTGACCAGTCTAAAGACTTAGTTTTCAGAGTCCAAACTCCCAAAGATGAGATTGGAGTAGAGAAAGTGGTTGGCATTGACCTTGATCATATTCAAGGGGAATGCAAACATCCAGAGGCCCAGATTGGCAATAAGTTAGCATCATTGGGTCACTCTGTTGTTAAGAAGGATTCTTGTCTATGGAAGATGGATCTCCATGCTCTTGGAGTTTCTTTCAAAATCAAGAGGTTGAAGCAGCATCTTCTCATGATGGAGAAGTTGGCAGGAACACACACAAGTTGTGACCAGAGGGATGGTGATGATCAAGGGCAGACCCAGATCAAgggtttcttttctttaatgacCTTAGTCAATAAACAAGTCAGCAGGTACCAGTCCCTTCAAGATAAGACTGATGATCTATGCGAGAGGATG CACAAGAACAAATTGCATGGGAACTGTGAAGATTTAAGCATTGCAAAGACCaaggaagaaacaaaatcaCTTGAGCACTTTCTTGAAGAAACTTTTCAGCTACAAAGATACATGGTTGCAACGGGGCAGAAGTTGATGGGGATACAATCACAGATCGCTTCTTGTTTTGTTGGGATTTCTGAATATCTTGATGAATCTGCTGGCTTTGATATGAGACGGTTGGCTGATGGTGTTAGAACTCTCTTCGGGGAAGCACAACGGGGTCTAGAAGTCCGGATAGCTCGTATTATAGGAGACCTTGAGGGTACTCTGACAGCTGAGGGGTTTATACATTGGAGAAACTAG
- the LOC122062169 gene encoding uncharacterized protein LOC122062169 isoform X1 — MMEHDWGDEINSLSGSEETEEDHCPRMMEHHLGGEINSLSGSEETKKEESGGEDGKEDRSSKHRVKFCGYKIDITVTNDEREAGKWVTKVESYGQKKGHETFMVGLEVKCQLNSPKVPSPITILQLCVGRLCLLNQIYHEKKSSDGIFRAFLQNPMYTFVGISNTVAKIQQQYNVTVPVTKDIAMVASEKQPEYSNFGLHQLCDRILKVTIKPSRDAQLGDWGAETLCDEQISEAAREAFVCLRMRLVVLAIDEDKKWFAHRIM; from the exons ATGATGGAACATGACTGGGGGGATGAAATAAACTCCCTTTCGGGGTCTGAAGAGACAGAAGAAG ATCATTGTCCAAGGATGATGGAACATCACTTGGGGGGTGAAATAAACTCCCTTTCGGGGTCTGAAGAGACAAAAAAAG AGGAGTCTGGTGGCGAAGATGGCAAGGAAGATCGGAGTTCGAAACACCGTGTGAAGTTCTGCGGTTACAAAATCGACATAACCGTTACGAACGATGAACGTGAAGCTGGTAAATGGGTTACAAAAGTTGAAAGTTACGGCCAAAAGAAGGGGCATGAAACATTTATGGTCGGATTAGAGGTGAAATGTCAACTTAACTCTCCGAAAGTCCCATCTCCAATAACCATTCTGCAGCTTTGCGTAGGAAGGCTTTGCCTCCTGAATCAAATCTATCACGAGAAGAAATCTTCAGATGGCATATTTAGAGCTTTCCTACAAAACCCCATGTATACATTTGTAGGGATAAGTAACACTGTTGCAAAGATTCAGCAACAGTATAACGTCACAGTGCCAGTTACAAAAGACATAGCTATGGTGGCATCGGAGAAGCAGCCTGAATACTCAAACTTTGGCCTGCATCAGCTGTGCGACCGTATATTGAAAGTGACGATCAAACCTTCCAGAGATGCCCAACTCGGAGATTGGGGAGCGGAAACCTTATGCGATGAGCAGATATCCGAAGCCGCCAGAGAAGCTTTTGTCTGTCTTCGAATGCGTTTGGTTGTGCTCGCTATTGACgaagataaaaaatggtttgcaCACCGGATCATGTAA
- the LOC122062169 gene encoding uncharacterized protein LOC122062169 isoform X2, protein MMEHHLGGEINSLSGSEETKKEESGGEDGKEDRSSKHRVKFCGYKIDITVTNDEREAGKWVTKVESYGQKKGHETFMVGLEVKCQLNSPKVPSPITILQLCVGRLCLLNQIYHEKKSSDGIFRAFLQNPMYTFVGISNTVAKIQQQYNVTVPVTKDIAMVASEKQPEYSNFGLHQLCDRILKVTIKPSRDAQLGDWGAETLCDEQISEAAREAFVCLRMRLVVLAIDEDKKWFAHRIM, encoded by the exons ATGATGGAACATCACTTGGGGGGTGAAATAAACTCCCTTTCGGGGTCTGAAGAGACAAAAAAAG AGGAGTCTGGTGGCGAAGATGGCAAGGAAGATCGGAGTTCGAAACACCGTGTGAAGTTCTGCGGTTACAAAATCGACATAACCGTTACGAACGATGAACGTGAAGCTGGTAAATGGGTTACAAAAGTTGAAAGTTACGGCCAAAAGAAGGGGCATGAAACATTTATGGTCGGATTAGAGGTGAAATGTCAACTTAACTCTCCGAAAGTCCCATCTCCAATAACCATTCTGCAGCTTTGCGTAGGAAGGCTTTGCCTCCTGAATCAAATCTATCACGAGAAGAAATCTTCAGATGGCATATTTAGAGCTTTCCTACAAAACCCCATGTATACATTTGTAGGGATAAGTAACACTGTTGCAAAGATTCAGCAACAGTATAACGTCACAGTGCCAGTTACAAAAGACATAGCTATGGTGGCATCGGAGAAGCAGCCTGAATACTCAAACTTTGGCCTGCATCAGCTGTGCGACCGTATATTGAAAGTGACGATCAAACCTTCCAGAGATGCCCAACTCGGAGATTGGGGAGCGGAAACCTTATGCGATGAGCAGATATCCGAAGCCGCCAGAGAAGCTTTTGTCTGTCTTCGAATGCGTTTGGTTGTGCTCGCTATTGACgaagataaaaaatggtttgcaCACCGGATCATGTAA